From the Serratia nematodiphila DZ0503SBS1 genome, one window contains:
- the ispU gene encoding (2E,6E)-farnesyl-diphosphate-specific ditrans,polycis-undecaprenyl-diphosphate synthase, with product MSSANQQEANPSSPGPRHVAIIMDGNGRWAKRQGKLRVFGHKAGVKSVRRAVSFAASHHLDALTLYAFSSENWNRPVQEVSALMELFVRALDSEVKSLHKHNVRLRVIGDISRFSARLQERIRRSETLTENNDGLTLNIAANYGGRWDIIQGVRELAEQVRGGELHPDQISEELLSERVCMSDLAPVDLVIRTGGEHRISNFLLWQIAYAELYFTDVLWPDFDELVFEGALNAFAQRERRFGGTTPIGADAS from the coding sequence ATGTCGTCCGCAAACCAACAAGAGGCTAATCCATCTTCCCCGGGGCCGCGCCATGTCGCCATTATCATGGACGGTAACGGACGCTGGGCCAAACGTCAGGGCAAGTTACGTGTCTTCGGTCATAAAGCAGGGGTGAAATCGGTTCGCCGCGCGGTCAGTTTTGCCGCCAGCCACCATTTAGATGCACTCACGCTTTATGCCTTCAGCAGCGAAAACTGGAACCGTCCGGTGCAGGAAGTATCCGCCCTGATGGAGCTTTTTGTCCGCGCTTTGGATAGTGAAGTAAAAAGCCTGCATAAACATAACGTCAGGTTGCGGGTAATCGGCGATATCAGCCGGTTCAGCGCGCGTTTGCAGGAGCGGATCCGCCGCTCTGAAACACTGACGGAAAATAACGATGGCCTGACGCTCAATATCGCTGCCAACTACGGCGGCCGTTGGGATATCATTCAGGGAGTAAGGGAACTGGCCGAGCAGGTACGGGGCGGGGAGTTGCACCCGGATCAGATCAGCGAGGAATTATTGAGCGAACGGGTTTGCATGAGCGACCTGGCGCCGGTGGATCTGGTTATCCGCACCGGTGGCGAGCATCGCATCAGTAACTTCCTGCTGTGGCAAATCGCCTATGCTGAACTTTACTTTACTGATGTGCTCTGGCCTGATTTCGATGAACTTGTCTTTGAAGGTGCGCTGAATGCATTTGCACAACGTGAGCGCCGCTTCGGGGGAACAACACCTATCGGCGCCGATGCGTCCTAG
- the cdsA gene encoding phosphatidate cytidylyltransferase, translating into MLKYRLITALILIPIVIAALFLLPPLAFALVTLVVCMLAAWEWGQLAGFTSRSQRIWLAILCGFLLALMMLSVPAYHQSVPQVSGSLWLSLAWWLAALLLVLFYPGSAAIWRNSRPLRLLFGLLTIVPFFWGMLALRQFGYEQNPFTGAWWLLYVMLLVWGADSGAYMFGKLFGKHKLAPKVSPGKTWEGLIGGLLTSAVISWLFGRYAPLNVVPTTLLACSVIAALASVLGDLTESMFKREAGIKDSGHLIPGHGGILDRIDSLTAAVPVFACLMLLVF; encoded by the coding sequence TTGCTGAAGTATCGCCTCATAACTGCTCTGATTTTAATCCCGATCGTTATCGCGGCGCTGTTCCTGTTGCCGCCGCTGGCCTTTGCTCTGGTAACGCTCGTCGTGTGCATGTTAGCAGCCTGGGAGTGGGGCCAACTGGCCGGTTTTACCTCCCGTTCGCAGCGCATCTGGCTGGCGATACTGTGCGGTTTTCTGCTGGCGCTGATGATGCTCAGCGTTCCCGCCTACCATCAATCCGTGCCGCAGGTAAGCGGCTCGCTGTGGCTATCGCTGGCCTGGTGGCTGGCGGCGCTGCTGCTGGTGCTGTTTTACCCCGGCTCGGCCGCCATCTGGCGCAATTCGCGCCCGCTGCGCCTGCTGTTTGGCCTGCTGACCATCGTGCCGTTCTTCTGGGGCATGCTGGCGCTGCGCCAGTTCGGCTATGAGCAAAACCCGTTTACCGGCGCCTGGTGGCTGCTGTACGTGATGCTGCTGGTGTGGGGCGCGGATTCCGGTGCCTATATGTTCGGCAAGCTGTTCGGCAAGCATAAGCTGGCGCCGAAGGTCTCGCCGGGTAAAACCTGGGAAGGGTTGATCGGCGGGCTGCTGACATCGGCGGTCATTTCCTGGCTGTTCGGCCGCTACGCGCCGCTGAACGTGGTGCCGACCACGCTGTTGGCCTGTTCGGTGATCGCCGCGCTGGCTTCGGTGCTGGGCGATTTGACCGAAAGCATGTTCAAACGCGAAGCGGGCATCAAGGACAGCGGTCATTTGATTCCCGGCCACGGCGGCATACTGGATCGTATCGACAGCCTGACCGCGGCGGTGCCGGTGTTTGCCTGCCTGATGCTGTTGGTGTTTTAA
- the rseP gene encoding sigma E protease regulator RseP: MVSVLWNLVAFLIALGILITVHEFGHFWVARRCGVRVERFSIGFGRALWRRTDRQGTEYVIALIPLGGYVKMLDERVESVAPEMRHQAFNNKTVWQRAAIISAGPIANFLFAILAYWLVFIIGVPSFRPVIGEIAPQSIAAKAEISSGMELKSVDGIETPDWESVRLALVAKIGDAQTEVGVAPFGSSQVVTKTLDLRQWNFEPDKQDPVVALGIMPRGPQIESVLAEVQPNSAAQKAGLQAGDRIVKVDGQPLGRWQTLVKRIHDGPGQPLALEIERNGAPLSLTLIPDTKPVGKDKSVGFAGIIPKVLPLPDEYKTIRQYGPFPALYQAGDKTWQLMRLTVNMLGKLITGDVKLNNLSGPISIAQGAGASAGVGFVYYLMFLALISVNLGIINLFPLPVLDGGHLLFLAIEKLKGGPVSERVQDYSYRIGSIVLVLLMGLALFNDFSRL, translated from the coding sequence ATGGTCAGCGTGCTTTGGAACCTGGTGGCGTTTCTGATTGCGCTCGGTATTTTGATTACCGTGCACGAGTTCGGACACTTTTGGGTTGCCCGTCGTTGCGGCGTGCGCGTTGAACGCTTCTCCATCGGCTTCGGCCGGGCGCTGTGGCGCCGCACCGATCGCCAGGGCACCGAGTACGTCATCGCTTTGATTCCGCTCGGTGGCTACGTGAAGATGCTGGACGAGCGCGTGGAGTCGGTGGCGCCGGAAATGCGCCATCAGGCCTTTAACAACAAAACCGTCTGGCAGCGCGCGGCCATCATCAGCGCCGGCCCCATCGCCAACTTCCTGTTTGCTATCCTTGCCTATTGGCTGGTGTTCATCATCGGCGTGCCGAGTTTCCGCCCGGTGATCGGCGAAATCGCGCCGCAATCCATCGCCGCCAAGGCCGAAATTTCGTCTGGCATGGAACTAAAGTCGGTTGACGGCATCGAAACGCCTGATTGGGAGTCAGTTCGTCTGGCGCTGGTGGCGAAGATTGGCGATGCGCAAACCGAAGTCGGCGTCGCGCCGTTCGGTTCTTCGCAGGTGGTGACCAAAACCCTGGATTTGCGCCAGTGGAACTTTGAACCGGACAAGCAGGATCCCGTTGTCGCGCTGGGCATTATGCCGCGCGGCCCGCAGATCGAATCCGTGTTGGCGGAAGTACAGCCTAACTCGGCGGCGCAAAAGGCGGGTTTACAAGCGGGGGACAGGATCGTTAAAGTCGATGGTCAGCCGTTGGGTCGTTGGCAGACGCTGGTGAAGCGTATCCACGATGGCCCGGGGCAACCGCTGGCTTTGGAGATTGAAAGAAACGGCGCCCCCTTGTCTTTGACGCTGATACCGGATACAAAGCCGGTGGGAAAAGACAAATCGGTGGGGTTTGCAGGCATCATTCCAAAAGTGCTGCCGCTGCCGGACGAGTATAAAACGATTCGCCAGTATGGACCGTTCCCGGCGCTGTATCAGGCCGGCGACAAGACCTGGCAGCTGATGCGGCTGACGGTCAACATGCTGGGCAAATTAATAACCGGTGATGTAAAGCTGAACAACCTGAGTGGCCCGATCTCGATTGCACAGGGAGCTGGGGCGTCAGCCGGAGTCGGGTTCGTGTATTATCTGATGTTCCTGGCGTTGATTAGCGTCAACCTGGGTATCATCAACCTGTTCCCATTACCGGTGTTAGATGGTGGGCATCTCCTCTTCCTGGCGATAGAAAAGCTGAAGGGTGGGCCGGTTTC